A stretch of Octopus bimaculoides isolate UCB-OBI-ISO-001 chromosome 23, ASM119413v2, whole genome shotgun sequence DNA encodes these proteins:
- the LOC106876964 gene encoding pre-mRNA-splicing factor ATP-dependent RNA helicase DHX16 → SDKYISLYLIELGTKSHSPQDFVNRIEDTNTIDVDDNVISFCSELWNKVPHKQAPVKASHIAEKAAKELVQKNKSYTLVSDDDDDDDDDDDSEEEKFVPKKKTKTEKKRQFRKKQVSSESSSSEPEGDSYGDLDKDLSSSDSEDELEKEERERLRDLQERDDFASRLQKKDKERTRHVGSKSDKKAAEEAKRRLQLELKGRVKIVGDQRKKSRREYLKKRQNDKLDDLEMEIQDEEYLFGDFRLSRREQNELEYKKKVLTYARQHREAAAVEKINRYYIPKDDVKPNDKYVEEPNEKGPNAEQRRWEEEHLNAAVMKFGARDAKEKYKEKVKDYDLIMDDEIEFIQALKLPGSKGKTKDVTEPAISSSDLKKMSISETRKSLPIYPFRDDLIEAIQDHQILIIEGETGSGKTTQIPQYLYEAGYCKNKMKIGCTQPRRVAAMSVAARVAEEMSFKLGNEVGYSIRFEDCTSERTILKYMTDGMLLREFLSEPDLASYSVIIVDEAHERTLHTDILFGLVKDIVRFRPDLKLLISSATLDAEKFSEFFDEAPIFRIPGRRFPVDIFYTKAPEADYLDAAIVTVLQIHVTQPPGDILVFLTGQEEIETAQEILLERTRKLGSKIKELLILPVYSTLPSEMQAKIFEPTPPGARKIILATNIAETSLTIDGIIYVIDPGFCKQKSYNARTGMESLVVTPISKASANQRAGRAGRVAAGKSFRLYTAWAYKNELEENSIPEIQRTNLGNVVLMLKSLGINDLIHFDFMDPPPHETLVLALEQLYALGALNHKGELTKLGRRMAELPVDPMLSKMILASEKFKCSEEILTITAMLSVNNAIFYRPKDKIVHADTARQNFFSAGGDHLTLLNVYTQWAETDYSTQWCYSNFIQYRSMKRARDIREQLEGLMSRIEIEPASSNGDTVPIRKAITAGFFYHTARLGKSGSYKTVKHHQCVMIHPNSSLHEEHPRWVIYFELVLTTKEYMRQVSQIKQSYLCQVKIKIIINGSNR, encoded by the exons tctgataaatatatttcactttatttaattGAGCTGGGCACCAAGTCGCACAGTCCGCAGGATTTTGTCAACAGGATAGAAGATACAAACACAATTGATGTGGATGACAACGTCATTAGTTTCTGTTCAGAATTATGGAACAAG GTACCACACAAACAAGCTCCTGTCAAAGCATCACACATTGCAGAGAAAGCAGCCAAAGAATTggtacagaaaaacaaaagctaTACTCTcgtttcagatgatgatgatgatgatgatgatgatgatgatagtgaagaagaaaaatttgTTCCCAAAAAG aaaacaaaaacagaaaagaaacgcCAATTCCGTAAGAAGCAGGTATCTTCAGAGAGCAGCTCTAGTGAACCAGAAGG TGATTCATATGGAGATCTTGACAAAGATTTGAGCAGCAGTGATAGTGAAGATGAACTGGAGAAAGAAGAACGAGAACGTCTTCGTGACTTGCAAGAACGGGACGACTTTGCCTCGCGTCtccaaaagaaagacaaagagagaacaaGGCACGTTGGGTCAAAATCTGATAAAAAG GCAGCAGAAGAAGCAAAGCGCCGTCTTCAATTAGAGTTGAAAGGCAGAGTGAAAATAGTGGGGGATCAGCGTAAAAAGTCCCGTcgagaatacttaaaaaaaagacagaatgacAAACTTGATGATTTAGAAATGGAAATCCAAGATGAAGAATATCTGTTTGGTGATTTTAG GCTGTCACGGCGAGAACAAAATGAACTGGAATATAAGAAGAAAGTGTTAACATATGCGAGACAACATCGTGAAGCTGCTGCTGTGGAGAAGATCAACCGCTACTACATCCCAAAAGATGACGTG AAACCTAATGACAAATATGTGGAAGAACCAAATGAGAAGGGTCCAAATGCAGAACAGAGGCGCTGGGAAGAAGAACACCTGAATGCTGCTGTGATGAAATTTGGTGCCAGAGATGCCAAAGAAAAATACAAGGAGAAG GTGAAAGACTATGACCTAATTATGGATGATGAAATAGAGTTTATTCAAGCCCTCAAGTTACCTGGATCTAAGGGCAAAACT AAAGATGTCACAGAACCAGCAATCAGCTCAAGTGACCTTAAAAAAATGTCTATCTCAGAAACACGGAAATCACTGCCAATCTATCCATTCCGGGATGACTTAATTGAGGCAATCCAGGACCATCAAATTCTGATTATTGAGGGAGAAACTGGATCCGGCAAAACCACTCAGATTCCTCAGTATTTATATGAAGCA GgatattgtaaaaacaaaatgaaaataggcTGCACACAACCAAGGAGAGTAGCTGCCATGTCTGTTGCAGCTCGGGTTGCTGAAGAAATGTCTTTCAAGTTAGGGAATGAA GTGGGCTACAGTATCAGGTTTGAAGATTGTACATCTGAGCGGACCATACTGAAGTACATGACCGATGGGATGTTGCTGAGAGAGTTTCTCAGTGAACCAGACCTGGCCAGTTACAG TGTCATCATTGTTGATGAAGCCCATGAACGGACCCTTCACACAGACATCCTGTTTGGGTTAGTGAAAGATATTGTCCGCTTCAGACCAGATTTGAAGTTGCTCATCTCCAGTGCTACACTTGATGCTGAGAAGTTCTCAGAA TTTTTCGATGAGGCTCCTATTTTCCGTATTCCTGGCAGAAGATTCCcagttgatatattttatacaaag GCACCAGAAGCTGATTATTTAGACGCTGCCATTGTAACCGTTCTACAGATCCATGTAACGCAACCACCTGGAGATATTCTGGTTTTCCTTACTGGGCAGGAAGAAATTGAAACAGCACAGGAAATTCTCTTG GAACGTACACGGAAGCTGGGTTCCAAAATCAAAGAATTACTTATCTTACCAGTCTATTCAACATTGCCATCAGAAATGCAAGCCAAGATCTTTGAACCAACACCACCTGGAGCCAGAAAG ATCATTTTAGCTACAAACATTGCTGAAACATCCTTGACCATCGATGGAATCATCTATGTCATCGATCCAGGTTTCTGTAAGCAGAAAAGTTACAACGCCCGGACTGGCATGGAGTCTCTTGTAGTGACACCAATATCTAAG GCTTCAGCAAACCAGCGTGCAGGTCGTGCTGGCAGAGTGGCTGCAGGGAAATCCTTCCGGTTGTACACAGCATGGGCATACAAGAATGAACTGGAGGAGAACTCAATCCCGGAG atccAACGGACCAACCTTGGTAATGTGGTGCTGATGTTGAAGAGTCTTGGAATTAATGACCTCATCCATTTTGACTTCATGGACCCACCACCTCACGAGACCCTAGTCCTGGCACTGGAGCAACTTTATGCTCTTGGAGCTCTCAACCACAAGGGAGAACTCACCAAACTTGGTAGAAGAATGGCTGAGCTTCCTGTTGACCCCATGTTGTCAAAAATGATATTGGCTTCAGAAAA GTTTAAATGTTCAGAGGAAATTCTCACAATTACTGCCATGTTGTCTGTCAACAATGCCATCTTTTATCGCCCCAAGGACAAAATCGTCCATGCTGACACTGCCCGGCAGAACTTCTTCTCAGCTGGAGGTGATCATTTGACCTTACTCAACGTTTACACTCAG TGGGCCGAAACAGATTACTCCACCCAATGGTGTTACAGTAACTTCATACAGTACCGTTCTATGAAGCGAGCTAGGGACATCCGAGAGCAGTTGGAAGGATTGATGTCTCGTATTGAGATCGAACCTGCATCCAGTAATGGAGACACTGTCCCCATCCGAAAG GCAATAACTGCTGGCTTCTTCTATCACACGGCCCGACTGGGTAAAAGTGGCTCCTACAAGACGGTAAAACATCATCAATGTGTCATGATCCATCCAAACAGCAGCCTCCATGAAGAACATCCTCGATGGGTCATCTATTTTGAGTTGGTTCTCACTACAAAGGAGTATATGCGACAGGTGAGTCAAATCAAACAGTCCTATCTGTGTcaggtgaaaataaaaattataattaatgggagcaacaggtga
- the LOC128250591 gene encoding tRNA (guanine(6)-N2)-methyltransferase THUMP3-like has protein sequence MKNFNIEVILRIVDDSVSVSIALTKESLHRRLITNFGPTTLRATTAYNMLRLCKIQDGDVVCDPMCGSGAIPIQASVCWPQTWNICGEIHHRAMEKIEGNINAVNEQRKEKMLPQLGIDVFKWDACHLPLASHSVDVFITDLPFGKRSGSKKNNWKLYPAVMYEMARVAKLNTGRACLLTQDKKCMFKCMQHFAKYWKKQSYLWVNIGGLAAGVWLFRRTSAKLSGAPVSTLWHSPLPENCPQEMPVPDNQIPDL, from the coding sequence ATGAAAAATTTCAATATTGAAGTTATTCTGAGAATTGTTGATGACAGTGTTTCTGTTAGCATTGCTCTTACCAAAGAGAGCTTACACCGGCGCTTAATTACAAATTTCGGACCGACAACTCTTCGTGCAACCACTGCCTATAACATGCTCAGACTTTGCAAAATTCAGGATGGAGATGTTGTTTGTGACCCTATGTGTGGAAGTGGAGCAATTCCAATCCAGGCCTCAGTTTGTTGGCCCCAAACCTGGAACATATGTGGGGAGATTCATCATAGAGCGATGGAAAAAATTGAAGGTAACATTAATGCTGTGAATGAGCAACGGAAAGAGAAGATGCTGCCTCAGCTTGGTATCGATGTTTTCAAATGGGATGCTTGTCATTTGCCACTTGCCAGCCACAGTGTAGATGTTTTCATCACTGACTTGCCATTCGGGaaaagaagtggctcaaagaaaaACAACTGGAAATTATATCCTGCAGTAATGTATGAAATGGCACGGGTTGCCAAGCTGAACACTGGTCGGGCCTGTCTTCTTACCCAGGACAAAAAGTGCATGTTTAAGTGTATGCAGCATTTTGCCAAATACTGGAAGAAACAGTCTTACCTTTGGGTGAACATTGGCGGGCTGGCTGCTGGTGTGTGGTTATTCCGAAGAACATCTGCTAAGCTTTCTGGAGCTCCAGTTTCAACTCTGTGGCATTCTCCACTACCAGAAAACTGTCCTCAAGAAATGCCAGTTCCAGACAATCAAATTCCAGATCTGTAA
- the LOC106876967 gene encoding microtubule nucleation factor SSNA1 yields MKEVDCLFPFVIFHLYFFPVSVGIEELCNKRDILKRQIEQEAEEKAKLQSDIHILTERLSKVNESLSRKLSVQNEFDRTICETETAYKKILESSETLLNVLKRESQRVLGESNSDLI; encoded by the exons ATGAAAGAAGTAGATTGCCTCTTCCCCTTTgtgatatttcatttgtatttctttcctGTCTCTGTAGGTATTGAAGAGCTTTGTAACAAAAGGGACATCTTAAAACGACAGATAGAACAGGAGGCAGAAGAGAAAGCGAAACTTCAGAGTGATATCCACATTCTTACAGAAAGGTTGTCAAAAGTGAATGAAAGCCTGAGCAGAAAACTTTCTGTCCAAAATGAATTTGATCGGACAATTTGTGAAACAGAAACAGCATACAAGAAG attttagAAAGTTCTGAAACCCTTCTGAATGTCTTGAAGCGAGAATCTCAACGAGTACTGGGAGAGAGTAACAGCGACTTAATATGA